A genomic segment from Gilvibacter sp. SZ-19 encodes:
- a CDS encoding TolC family protein, whose product MNKSTYILLFILLPLCTIGQELPQLSKEIAVAEALERNFGIVIARNQLAIADANSSILNSRFLPILSATAGFNYSNEDQEVTFRNGEVNSVNGAETERYNAALNLNYTLFDGLGRWYDYKRFKEQYNLSELQVRQTIETTLLQLFTVYYEVARLRENVSVLEQTYANTQDRLTRAQYQFDYGQVNKLEVLNAEVDLVTDSINLINGRQLLRNAKRDLTVVLNSELDREFTVDTAVNFINPIRMEEFYTAAPQNNVELLIAKSNIQLSDYSYKAAKSVFLPSLNLNGSYGWNEGQFPVTSFATSSTSTGLSVGLSLNWNLFDGGTGITNVKTARILRDNQELVEKQLEVETARNLANARGNYQNSLEIYRLQRQNVLTAQDNYERSAERYKLGQISSVELRQAQINLLNSQTNRNLAKYQAKLAELELLQLSGQILNVDF is encoded by the coding sequence GTGAATAAGTCAACTTACATACTATTATTTATACTCTTGCCATTGTGCACTATAGGGCAAGAACTACCTCAATTGTCAAAAGAAATTGCGGTGGCAGAAGCTTTAGAGCGCAATTTTGGAATTGTTATCGCTAGAAATCAACTGGCCATTGCAGATGCCAACTCCAGTATTTTGAATTCTCGTTTTTTGCCAATTTTAAGCGCAACAGCAGGCTTTAATTACAGCAACGAAGATCAGGAGGTTACCTTTAGAAACGGAGAGGTTAATTCGGTAAATGGAGCCGAAACAGAGCGTTATAACGCAGCGCTTAATTTGAATTACACCCTTTTTGATGGTTTGGGAAGATGGTATGACTACAAGCGTTTCAAAGAACAGTACAATTTGAGTGAATTACAGGTCCGGCAGACCATAGAGACTACCTTGCTGCAGTTGTTTACCGTCTATTATGAAGTTGCAAGGTTGCGCGAGAATGTTTCTGTGCTAGAACAGACCTACGCCAATACACAAGACAGACTTACGCGGGCTCAATACCAGTTCGATTACGGACAAGTAAACAAATTGGAGGTTCTCAACGCAGAGGTCGATCTGGTTACTGATAGTATTAATCTTATCAATGGAAGACAGCTATTGCGCAATGCGAAACGCGATCTTACCGTGGTGCTCAACAGTGAGCTAGACAGGGAGTTTACAGTAGACACAGCGGTGAATTTTATTAATCCCATCCGCATGGAGGAGTTTTATACAGCTGCTCCACAGAACAATGTCGAATTGTTGATCGCTAAGAGCAATATCCAATTGAGTGATTACAGTTACAAGGCTGCAAAAAGTGTTTTCTTGCCAAGTCTGAATCTCAATGGTTCCTACGGATGGAACGAAGGACAGTTCCCGGTAACCAGTTTTGCCACTAGTAGTACTAGTACAGGACTCTCTGTTGGTTTAAGTTTGAATTGGAACCTCTTTGATGGAGGAACAGGAATCACCAATGTAAAGACAGCGCGTATTCTAAGAGATAATCAGGAGTTGGTCGAGAAGCAGTTAGAGGTAGAGACCGCTAGAAATTTAGCGAACGCTCGCGGAAACTATCAGAATAGTTTAGAGATATATAGGCTGCAAAGACAAAATGTACTGACCGCTCAAGACAATTATGAGCGCTCCGCAGAGCGTTATAAATTAGGGCAAATATCTTCAGTAGAACTCCGACAAGCCCAGATCAATTTGCTCAATAGTCAGACCAATCGAAATTTGGCCAAGTACCAGGCTAAACTGGCAGAACTTGAGCTCTTGCAGCTTTCTGGTCAGATCCTTAATGTAGATTTCTAA
- a CDS encoding CPXCG motif-containing cysteine-rich protein, which yields MEEHLFQCPYCWETISMLLDPSVSQTYIEDCEVCCNPIEISVRFDDQQLSSFEANSIEQ from the coding sequence ATGGAAGAGCATTTGTTTCAGTGTCCGTATTGCTGGGAAACAATCTCTATGTTGCTCGATCCTTCCGTTTCTCAGACCTATATAGAAGATTGCGAAGTTTGCTGTAATCCTATTGAGATCAGCGTTCGCTTTGACGATCAGCAGCTTAGCAGCTTCGAAGCAAATAGCATAGAACAGTAG